From Streptomyces sp. TLI_105, the proteins below share one genomic window:
- the groL gene encoding chaperonin GroEL (60 kDa chaperone family; promotes refolding of misfolded polypeptides especially under stressful conditions; forms two stacked rings of heptamers to form a barrel-shaped 14mer; ends can be capped by GroES; misfolded proteins enter the barrel where they are refolded when GroES binds) → MAKILKFDEDARRALERGVNKLADTVKVTIGPKGRNVVIDKKFGAPTITNDGVTIAREVEIEDPYENLGAQLVKEVATKTNDIAGDGTTTATVLAQALVREGLRNVAAGASPAALKKGIDAAVKAVSEELLATARPIEDKSDIAAVAALSAQDQQVGELIAEAMDKVGKDGVITVEESNTFGLELDFTEGMAFDKGYLSPYMVTDQERMEAVLDDPYILINQGKISSIQDLLPILEKVIQAGASKPLLIIAEDVEGEALSTLVVNKIRGTFNAVAVKAPGFGDRRKAMLGDMATLTGATVIAEEVGLKLDQAGLDVLGTARRVTITKDSTTIVDGGGNAEDIAGRVGQIKAEIESTDSDWDREKLQERLAKLAGGVCVIKVGAATEVELKEKKHRLEDAISATRAAVEEGIVSGGGSALVHAVKVLEGNLDKTGDEATGVAVVRRAAVEPLRWIAENAGLEGYVITSKVAELEKGNGFNAATGEYGDLVKAGVIDPVKVTRSALENAASIASLLLTTETLVVEKKEEEPADHGHGHGHGHSH, encoded by the coding sequence ATGGCGAAGATCCTGAAGTTCGACGAGGACGCCCGTCGCGCCCTTGAGCGCGGCGTCAACAAGCTTGCCGACACGGTGAAGGTGACGATCGGCCCCAAGGGCCGCAACGTCGTCATCGACAAGAAGTTCGGCGCCCCCACCATCACCAACGACGGTGTCACGATCGCCCGCGAGGTCGAGATCGAGGACCCGTACGAGAACCTCGGCGCCCAGCTCGTGAAGGAGGTGGCGACCAAGACCAACGACATCGCGGGTGACGGCACCACCACCGCCACCGTGCTCGCCCAGGCCCTGGTCCGCGAGGGTCTGCGCAACGTCGCCGCCGGCGCCTCCCCGGCCGCCCTGAAGAAGGGCATCGACGCCGCCGTCAAGGCCGTCTCCGAGGAGCTCCTCGCCACCGCGCGCCCGATCGAGGACAAGTCCGACATCGCCGCCGTCGCCGCGCTCTCCGCGCAGGACCAGCAGGTCGGCGAGCTCATCGCCGAGGCGATGGACAAGGTCGGCAAGGACGGTGTCATCACCGTCGAGGAGTCCAACACCTTCGGCCTGGAGCTCGACTTCACCGAGGGCATGGCCTTCGACAAGGGCTACCTGTCCCCGTACATGGTCACCGACCAGGAGCGCATGGAGGCCGTCCTCGACGACCCGTACATCCTGATCAACCAGGGCAAGATCTCCTCGATCCAGGACCTGCTGCCCATCCTGGAGAAGGTCATCCAGGCCGGCGCCAGCAAGCCGCTCCTGATCATCGCCGAGGACGTCGAGGGCGAGGCCCTCTCCACCCTCGTCGTCAACAAGATCCGTGGCACCTTCAACGCCGTGGCCGTCAAGGCCCCCGGCTTCGGTGACCGCCGCAAGGCGATGCTCGGCGACATGGCCACCCTCACCGGCGCCACCGTCATCGCCGAGGAGGTCGGCCTCAAGCTCGACCAGGCCGGTCTCGACGTGCTGGGCACCGCCCGCCGCGTGACGATCACCAAGGACTCCACCACCATCGTCGACGGTGGCGGCAACGCCGAGGACATCGCCGGTCGCGTCGGCCAGATCAAGGCCGAGATCGAGTCCACGGACTCCGACTGGGACCGCGAGAAGCTCCAGGAGCGCCTCGCGAAGCTCGCCGGCGGCGTCTGCGTCATCAAGGTCGGCGCGGCCACCGAGGTCGAGCTCAAGGAGAAGAAGCACCGTCTGGAGGACGCCATCTCCGCGACCCGCGCCGCGGTCGAGGAGGGCATCGTCTCCGGTGGTGGCTCCGCGCTCGTCCACGCCGTCAAGGTCCTCGAGGGCAACCTCGACAAGACCGGTGACGAGGCCACCGGTGTCGCCGTCGTCCGCCGCGCCGCCGTCGAGCCGCTGCGCTGGATCGCCGAGAACGCCGGCCTCGAGGGCTACGTCATCACCTCGAAGGTGGCGGAGCTGGAGAAGGGCAACGGCTTCAACGCCGCCACCGGCGAGTACGGCGACCTGGTCAAGGCCGGCGTCATCGACCCGGTGAAGGTGACGCGCTCCGCCCTGGAGAACGCCGCCTCCATCGCCTCCCTCCTCCTCACCACCGAGACCCTCGTGGTGGAGAAGAAGGAAGAGGAGCCGGCGGACCACGGTCACGGCCACGGTCACGGCCACTCCCACTGA
- the groES gene encoding co-chaperone GroES: MTTTSSKVAIKPLEDRIVVQPLDAEQTTASGLVIPDTAKEKPQEGVVLAVGPGRFENGERLPLDVKTGDIVLYSKYGGTEVKYSGEEYLVLSARDVLAIVEK; the protein is encoded by the coding sequence GTGACGACCACCAGCTCCAAGGTTGCCATCAAGCCGCTCGAGGACCGCATTGTGGTCCAGCCGCTCGACGCCGAGCAGACCACCGCCTCTGGCCTGGTCATTCCGGACACCGCCAAGGAGAAGCCCCAGGAGGGCGTCGTCCTGGCCGTGGGCCCGGGCCGCTTCGAGAACGGCGAGCGTCTGCCGCTCGACGTCAAGACCGGCGACATCGTGCTGTACAGCAAGTACGGCGGCACCGAGGTGAAGTACAGCGGCGAGGAGTACCTCGTCCTCTCGGCTCGCGACGTGCTCGCGATCGTCGAGAAGTAA
- a CDS encoding polysaccharide deacetylase family protein: MQLVRQKDQMMAKGVHRSRRTLGAALAVAALASAATACSGSAEPERGAPAPAPAAAGQQAPAAGALNAYVERVRAQRAARVLAAKKWGLAKPPLEAPAPPAVKPRITTRKGFETDGEGLPPVFTTVPTKQKVVFLTIDDGAEKDPQLLKMMKELRIPYSAFLSDYLVKDDYGYFAKMQKSQESGVSLHNHTLHHPYLPALSYGEQKHEICGMQDVIEKRFGKRPPLFRPPYGNYNEDTLRAAKSCGVKAVPLWAAEAFPDHMEWREWDRDLHPGDIVLTHFRGKEDWKGTMPDMIRRVMNVITSKGYAVAKLEDYV, from the coding sequence ATGCAGCTCGTACGACAAAAGGACCAGATGATGGCAAAAGGTGTGCACCGCTCCCGCCGGACGCTCGGGGCGGCGCTCGCCGTGGCCGCCCTCGCCTCCGCCGCCACGGCCTGCTCCGGCAGCGCCGAACCCGAGCGCGGCGCACCCGCCCCCGCCCCCGCCGCCGCCGGACAGCAGGCCCCGGCCGCCGGCGCCCTCAACGCGTACGTCGAGAGGGTCCGCGCGCAGCGCGCCGCCCGCGTGCTCGCCGCCAAGAAGTGGGGCCTCGCCAAACCCCCGCTCGAAGCCCCCGCCCCACCCGCCGTCAAGCCGAGGATCACCACCCGCAAGGGCTTCGAGACGGACGGCGAGGGACTGCCGCCCGTCTTCACCACCGTGCCGACCAAGCAGAAGGTCGTCTTCCTGACGATCGACGACGGCGCGGAGAAGGACCCCCAGCTGCTCAAGATGATGAAGGAGCTGCGGATCCCCTACAGCGCCTTCCTCAGCGACTACCTCGTCAAGGACGACTACGGCTACTTCGCGAAGATGCAGAAGTCGCAGGAGTCCGGCGTCTCCCTGCACAACCACACCCTCCACCACCCCTACCTGCCCGCACTCTCGTACGGCGAGCAGAAGCACGAGATCTGCGGCATGCAGGACGTCATCGAGAAGCGGTTCGGCAAGCGGCCCCCGCTCTTCCGCCCGCCGTACGGCAACTACAACGAGGACACCCTGCGCGCCGCGAAGAGCTGCGGCGTCAAGGCCGTCCCGCTCTGGGCCGCCGAGGCCTTCCCCGACCACATGGAGTGGCGCGAGTGGGACCGGGACCTGCACCCCGGCGACATCGTGCTCACCCATTTCCGCGGCAAGGAGGACTGGAAGGGCACCATGCCGGACATGATCCGCCGTGTGATGAACGTGATCACGTCCAAGGGGTACGCGGTGGCGAAACTCGAGGACTACGTATGA
- a CDS encoding class I SAM-dependent methyltransferase — protein sequence MGRVTDLASFAALLTPEGQTLLAALRDYDPAQELAVASRLRRDHPAELVTAALGQARLRQRAVAKFGAEDAYRMYFTPNGVEQSTRASVGTYRAARLKALGVRGVADLCSGIGGDAIALARAGISVLAVDRDPLTAEAVRANAAALGLSELIEVRCADVTEIDTSPYDAVFVDPARRGGRGRIFDPEAYSPPLSWAIDAARRAPHAALKVAPGIPHEAVPEEAEAEWISDGGDVKEAVLWFGTEPGARRATLLPSGAGLIGRGLPDPAVRPVGRYLYEPDGAVIRAHLVAEVAEELDGGLIDETIAYVTADALVPTPYATAYEITDELPFNLKKLKALLREREVGTLTVKKRGSAVEPEEIRRKVKPKGPHAATVLLTRVAGAPTMLIGRPAGGGR from the coding sequence ATGGGACGGGTGACCGACCTCGCCTCCTTCGCCGCCCTGCTCACCCCCGAGGGGCAGACGCTCCTCGCCGCCCTGCGCGACTACGACCCCGCCCAGGAGCTGGCGGTCGCCTCCCGGCTGCGCCGCGACCACCCCGCCGAACTCGTCACCGCGGCCCTCGGCCAGGCGCGGCTGCGGCAGCGGGCGGTGGCGAAGTTCGGCGCCGAGGACGCGTACCGGATGTACTTCACGCCCAACGGCGTCGAGCAGTCGACCCGCGCCTCGGTCGGCACGTACCGGGCGGCCCGGCTCAAGGCGCTCGGCGTCCGCGGCGTCGCGGACCTCTGCTCCGGGATCGGCGGCGACGCGATCGCCCTGGCCCGCGCCGGGATCTCCGTCCTCGCCGTCGACCGGGACCCGCTGACCGCCGAGGCGGTCCGGGCCAACGCGGCGGCACTCGGCCTCTCGGAGCTGATCGAGGTGCGGTGCGCGGACGTGACCGAGATCGACACCAGCCCGTACGACGCGGTCTTCGTCGATCCGGCGCGGCGCGGCGGCCGGGGCAGGATCTTCGACCCCGAGGCGTACTCCCCGCCGCTCTCCTGGGCGATCGACGCGGCCCGCCGGGCGCCGCACGCCGCCCTGAAGGTGGCGCCGGGCATCCCGCACGAGGCGGTCCCCGAGGAGGCCGAGGCCGAGTGGATCTCGGACGGCGGGGACGTGAAGGAGGCCGTGCTCTGGTTCGGCACGGAGCCGGGCGCCCGCCGGGCCACGCTGCTGCCCTCCGGCGCCGGGCTCATCGGCCGGGGGCTGCCCGATCCGGCGGTCCGCCCGGTCGGCCGCTATCTGTACGAGCCGGACGGCGCCGTGATCCGCGCGCACCTCGTCGCCGAGGTGGCCGAGGAGCTGGACGGCGGTCTGATCGACGAGACGATCGCGTACGTGACGGCGGACGCGCTCGTCCCCACGCCGTACGCCACCGCGTACGAGATCACCGACGAACTCCCCTTCAACCTCAAGAAGTTGAAGGCCCTGCTGCGGGAGCGCGAGGTCGGCACCCTCACCGTGAAGAAGCGCGGCTCGGCGGTCGAACCCGAGGAGATCCGCCGCAAGGTGAAGCCGAAGGGTCCCCACGCGGCGACGGTGCTGCTCACTCGGGTCGCGGGAGCCCCGACGATGCTGATCGGCCGGCCCGCGGGCGGTGGGCGGTGA
- a CDS encoding RNA polymerase sigma factor — MESARIIATVTRIVRDVGIAEELAQDALVSALEQWPRSGVPDNPGAWLTAAAKHRAVDLVRRRETYARKLAEVGRTLDEESYDPEPSGPGDIDDDVLRLVFTTCHPVLSADARAALTLRLVGGLRTDEIARAFLVPEATVAARITRAKRTLAKAAVAFEVPYGEERAARLGSVLEVVYLIFNEGYAATAGDDLLRPGLCEDALRLARGLAALMPGESEVHGLCALLELQASRTPARTGPDGLPVLLADQNRSRWNRLLVRRGYAALARAGDGRAYGPYALQAAIAACHARAASYEETDWATIAALYGRLGTLTPSPVVELNRAVAVSMTEGPAAALALVDALVGEPSLARYHLLPSVRGDLLTRLGRTEEARAEFERAAALTRNESERELLLGRARKSADP; from the coding sequence ATGGAGTCGGCGCGGATCATCGCCACGGTGACGCGGATCGTCCGTGACGTCGGCATCGCCGAGGAACTCGCGCAGGACGCCCTCGTCTCCGCCCTGGAGCAGTGGCCGAGGTCGGGCGTCCCGGACAACCCGGGAGCCTGGCTGACGGCCGCCGCGAAGCACCGCGCCGTCGACCTCGTGCGGCGCCGCGAGACGTACGCCCGGAAGCTCGCCGAGGTGGGCCGGACGCTCGACGAGGAGTCGTACGACCCCGAGCCGTCCGGCCCCGGCGACATCGACGACGACGTGCTCCGGCTCGTCTTCACCACCTGCCACCCGGTGCTCTCCGCCGACGCCCGCGCGGCGCTCACCCTGCGGCTCGTCGGCGGGCTGCGGACGGACGAGATCGCCCGCGCGTTCCTGGTGCCCGAGGCGACGGTCGCGGCGCGGATCACCCGCGCCAAGCGGACGCTCGCGAAGGCGGCCGTGGCGTTCGAGGTGCCGTACGGGGAGGAACGGGCGGCCCGGCTCGGCTCCGTCCTGGAGGTCGTCTACCTGATCTTCAACGAGGGGTACGCGGCGACCGCCGGCGACGACCTGCTCCGCCCCGGCCTGTGCGAGGACGCCCTGCGGCTCGCCCGGGGCCTGGCCGCCCTGATGCCGGGGGAGAGCGAGGTGCACGGCCTCTGCGCGCTCCTCGAACTCCAGGCCTCCCGCACCCCCGCCCGCACCGGCCCCGACGGGCTGCCGGTGCTCCTCGCCGACCAGAACCGCAGCCGCTGGAACCGGCTCCTCGTGCGCCGCGGGTACGCCGCCCTCGCCCGCGCCGGGGACGGCCGCGCCTACGGGCCGTACGCCCTCCAGGCCGCGATCGCCGCCTGCCACGCGCGGGCCGCCTCGTACGAGGAGACGGACTGGGCGACCATCGCCGCGCTCTACGGCCGGCTCGGCACCCTCACGCCCTCCCCGGTGGTCGAACTGAACCGCGCGGTCGCCGTGTCGATGACCGAGGGCCCCGCCGCGGCCCTCGCCCTCGTCGACGCCCTCGTCGGCGAACCGTCCCTCGCCCGCTACCACTTGCTCCCGAGCGTCCGCGGCGACCTGCTCACCCGGCTCGGCCGGACGGAGGAGGCCCGCGCGGAGTTCGAACGCGCGGCCGCGCTCACGAGGAACGAGAGCGAGCGGGAACTGCTGCTGGGCCGGGCCCGGAAGTCGGCCGATCCGTAG
- a CDS encoding YciI family protein has translation MPRFLSLVRIEENTIDMESADPGFEQRMGALFEEITKAGAMVDTAGLKPTAEATRISWSDGKLSFTDGPFTETKEVVGGYAMLQCKDMAEAVEWGKRFLAVHPPHWKVGLEVREVEEMPEG, from the coding sequence ATGCCCCGCTTCCTGTCCCTCGTCCGCATCGAGGAGAACACCATCGACATGGAGAGCGCCGACCCCGGCTTCGAGCAGCGCATGGGCGCCCTCTTCGAGGAGATCACCAAGGCCGGCGCCATGGTGGACACGGCCGGTCTCAAGCCCACCGCCGAGGCCACCCGGATCAGCTGGTCGGACGGGAAGCTGTCGTTCACCGACGGCCCGTTCACCGAGACCAAGGAGGTCGTCGGCGGCTACGCGATGCTCCAGTGCAAGGACATGGCCGAGGCCGTCGAGTGGGGGAAGCGGTTCCTGGCCGTCCACCCGCCGCACTGGAAGGTCGGCCTGGAGGTCCGCGAGGTCGAGGAGATGCCGGAAGGCTGA
- a CDS encoding polysaccharide deacetylase family protein has translation MKKTIALWAALTTVALLVTGCTVEEPSAAAAPTASPSTAPTREAGRKAPEAPGAAAAAAYRRWGLKPFAAPPAPPAVKPVVRAAGGPVPVISEIPTREKIVFITIDDGAEKDPEFVRMMKDLQVPVTMFLTDAAIRADYAYFAPLLAQGHGLANHTLTHPDLRTLSPEAQRREICGQQTKLKQRYGTTPRLFRPPYGNWNEATRAAAGECGLDAIVLWRESMQIKNMQYQRGDRKLHPGDIILAHFRGPSELKGRTMTEMTATLLRKIQEQGFTVARLEDYV, from the coding sequence GTGAAGAAGACGATCGCGCTGTGGGCGGCCCTGACCACCGTCGCTCTCCTGGTGACCGGCTGCACGGTGGAGGAGCCCTCCGCGGCCGCCGCCCCGACGGCTTCCCCGTCCACCGCTCCCACCAGGGAGGCGGGGCGCAAGGCGCCCGAGGCCCCGGGAGCCGCCGCTGCCGCCGCGTACCGGAGATGGGGCCTGAAGCCCTTCGCCGCCCCGCCCGCCCCGCCCGCGGTCAAGCCCGTGGTCCGCGCGGCCGGCGGACCGGTGCCCGTCATCAGCGAGATCCCCACCCGCGAGAAGATCGTCTTCATCACGATCGACGACGGGGCCGAGAAGGACCCCGAGTTCGTCCGGATGATGAAGGACCTCCAGGTCCCGGTCACGATGTTCCTCACGGACGCCGCCATACGCGCCGACTACGCGTACTTCGCGCCGCTCCTCGCCCAGGGCCACGGCCTCGCCAACCACACCCTCACCCACCCCGACCTGCGCACCCTCTCCCCGGAGGCCCAGCGCCGGGAGATCTGCGGCCAGCAGACGAAGCTGAAGCAGCGGTACGGCACGACCCCGCGGCTCTTCCGGCCGCCGTACGGCAACTGGAACGAGGCCACGCGCGCGGCGGCGGGAGAGTGCGGTCTCGACGCGATCGTGCTGTGGCGCGAGTCCATGCAGATCAAGAACATGCAGTACCAGCGCGGCGACCGGAAGCTGCACCCCGGCGACATCATCCTGGCCCACTTCCGGGGCCCGTCCGAGCTCAAGGGCCGGACGATGACCGAGATGACGGCGACGCTGCTGCGGAAGATCCAGGAGCAGGGCTTCACCGTGGCCCGCCTGGAGGACTACGTCTAG